A single window of Pectobacterium parmentieri DNA harbors:
- a CDS encoding PTS sugar transporter subunit IIB: protein MKRIMLCCSAGMSTSLLMRKMKEVADARGLDVEIAAYAAHEFDEQVGKYDVVLLGPQVKYMLASFKEKAEGKGVPVAAIDMMDYGMQRGDNVLDFAFSLIETSGQPL from the coding sequence ATGAAAAGGATCATGCTTTGTTGTTCCGCTGGGATGTCTACCAGCCTTTTAATGAGAAAAATGAAGGAGGTGGCCGATGCGCGTGGTCTGGACGTTGAGATTGCCGCCTACGCCGCCCATGAATTTGATGAACAAGTAGGGAAGTATGACGTTGTGCTGCTGGGGCCGCAGGTGAAATATATGCTGGCGTCATTCAAGGAGAAAGCCGAGGGAAAAGGCGTGCCTGTGGCAGCGATAGACATGATGGATTACGGTATGCAGCGCGGTGACAACGTGCTGGATTTTGCATTTTCACTGATCGAAACATCAGGACAACCGCTATGA